The Algoriphagus sp. TR-M9 genome has a window encoding:
- a CDS encoding toll/interleukin-1 receptor domain-containing protein: protein MPSNPQAVFISYAWGGESEGVANEIDQVVTSTGIHLIRDKRDLGFKGLIKEFMEKIGQGNAVILVISDKYLKSPNCMFELLEVQKNGDFLDRVFPVVLPDATIYKSTGIISYLKYWEDQIDELNQAIKDLDSFADTQGIREDIDLFTDIRAAIAKLASTLRNMNTLSIAEMRSKSFSPLLELLGKKVNPAPKPDPRPSSKYGKVLYHIPDTMQIQEWTRCIVRLAWNELLLEDNLQIPKDEKVIENIRLGKVMQVCIEEGRDEENFEISSLSSKEQLIFEDDYTEWLFDVKPKSEGVFTLVLRVTLLQIIEGFGERKKDIVLERNVTTKTFAPEALPSFDDSLEELIPEPALNTDHTKPRLRLTSKKPFRQAKSPDDNQPSPSAENFAHDNVLDEELAQPSSSAPIPNTASATPKKAKSTVRKIFPYAASVLAVGITSVLLLSEVNNSGQEVTETVGQQAPDEVIVDGIEQVESPSTGAPSSQAFPVKVLVAIHASDSDKSIADSDYLFYTSYESLDTLYLNSLNVQFYAEDEVNLPNDQEVEYLSAQEIISKLKADNFLK from the coding sequence ATGCCGAGCAATCCACAAGCCGTTTTCATTTCCTACGCCTGGGGTGGAGAAAGTGAAGGGGTAGCCAATGAGATTGATCAGGTAGTCACTTCTACCGGGATTCATTTGATTAGAGACAAAAGAGACTTAGGTTTCAAAGGGCTCATCAAGGAATTTATGGAGAAGATAGGTCAGGGAAATGCGGTGATTCTGGTCATCAGCGATAAGTACCTCAAATCTCCAAATTGCATGTTTGAGCTGCTAGAAGTTCAGAAAAACGGAGATTTTCTCGACAGAGTTTTTCCGGTGGTGCTTCCCGATGCCACTATTTACAAGTCCACCGGAATCATTTCCTACCTCAAATACTGGGAAGACCAAATCGACGAATTAAACCAGGCCATCAAAGACCTGGATAGCTTTGCAGATACGCAGGGAATCCGGGAAGACATAGACCTTTTTACAGATATCCGGGCTGCTATCGCAAAACTAGCCAGCACCTTGCGGAATATGAATACCCTGAGTATCGCAGAAATGCGCTCCAAGTCCTTTTCACCACTTTTAGAGTTACTGGGCAAAAAGGTCAACCCAGCTCCTAAACCAGACCCCAGGCCCAGTTCAAAATACGGAAAGGTTTTATACCATATTCCGGACACCATGCAAATACAGGAATGGACCCGCTGTATTGTACGCTTGGCCTGGAATGAGCTATTATTGGAAGACAACCTCCAAATCCCGAAAGATGAAAAAGTAATCGAAAATATCCGACTGGGAAAAGTGATGCAGGTATGCATAGAAGAAGGCAGGGATGAGGAGAACTTTGAGATCAGCAGCCTCAGCTCCAAGGAGCAACTCATTTTCGAAGATGACTACACAGAATGGCTCTTCGATGTAAAACCTAAATCTGAAGGCGTCTTCACACTGGTACTTCGGGTGACATTATTGCAGATCATAGAAGGCTTTGGTGAGCGGAAAAAGGACATTGTGCTGGAACGAAATGTCACCACTAAAACCTTTGCTCCGGAGGCTTTGCCCAGTTTTGATGACTCTTTGGAAGAGCTCATTCCCGAACCAGCGCTTAACACCGATCACACTAAGCCTAGATTACGTCTTACATCGAAAAAACCCTTTCGGCAAGCTAAGAGCCCGGATGATAATCAGCCAAGCCCAAGTGCTGAAAACTTTGCCCATGACAATGTTTTAGATGAGGAACTTGCGCAACCCAGCTCCAGTGCTCCTATCCCCAATACTGCTTCAGCTACACCTAAAAAAGCTAAATCCACCGTCAGAAAAATATTTCCTTATGCTGCTTCGGTATTAGCAGTGGGGATCACCAGTGTATTACTTCTTTCCGAAGTCAATAATTCCGGTCAAGAAGTGACGGAGACCGTAGGACAGCAAGCCCCAGATGAGGTAATTGTAGATGGTATAGAGCAAGTGGAATCGCCTTCTACTGGAGCTCCCTCTTCCCAAGCTTTTCCAGTGAAAGTTTTAGTAGCTATTCATGCTTCAGATAGCGACAAAAGCATAGCAGACAGCGATTACCTTTTCTACACTTCTTACGAATCCTTGGACACCTTATATTTAAATTCCTTAAATGTGCAATTCTACGCAGAAGACGAAGTAAACCTTCCCAACGATCAAGAAGTAGAATACCTGTCCGCTCAGGAGATCATCAGTAAATTAAAAGCTGATAATTTTCTTAAATAA
- the xseB gene encoding exodeoxyribonuclease VII small subunit, translating into MSNLKYNEAMSRLEVILTELEEGKKSVDELSEMVKEAAELVKLCKSKLKSTEEDIQKAFDEA; encoded by the coding sequence ATGAGTAATCTAAAATATAACGAGGCGATGAGTAGGCTTGAGGTCATTCTCACAGAGCTGGAAGAAGGTAAAAAAAGCGTGGATGAGCTATCTGAAATGGTAAAAGAAGCAGCCGAACTGGTCAAACTCTGCAAATCCAAGTTGAAAAGCACCGAAGAGGATATTCAAAAAGCCTTCGATGAAGCTTAA
- the xseA gene encoding exodeoxyribonuclease VII large subunit — MQNARSISELNRLIQQALETELDPVIWVIGEIADFRSAPQGHAYFELVEKQGNTVQAKIRANSWAFAYRSIAAKFEAATGSRLKNGMKVLAQVSVNFHAVYGLSINVKDIDPSFSLGERARVRQETIDRLTQEGILRLNARHILPPVIQKIAVISSPTAAGYGDFINQLKSNSYGYHIYHKLYPSTMQGNEAVNSILKSMDQLESDSEKLQLEAVVIIRGGGAQLDLDCFDEYRLAAKIANCPIPVLTGIGHERDETVSDLVAHTRLKTPTAVAEFLLSGFREFEENLGIALQRLDRTTRQQLSNETGKMQQLAHQVKALSESRIKLEKEKVNSVVTRIKITTKGILASQANQLTGAERNIRRGADSFLRSKTEELKSKELILKQLNPANILARGYTRTEVRGTPVNLANPKLGDMLKTHSSNQTISSTITQIEEK; from the coding sequence ATGCAGAATGCCAGATCGATATCCGAACTCAATCGGCTGATCCAACAAGCCTTAGAGACGGAGCTAGATCCGGTAATTTGGGTAATAGGCGAGATTGCTGATTTCCGATCAGCACCTCAAGGCCACGCATATTTTGAACTGGTAGAAAAGCAAGGCAATACCGTACAGGCCAAAATAAGGGCAAATTCATGGGCTTTTGCCTACCGTTCGATAGCCGCCAAATTTGAAGCCGCTACAGGCTCCAGACTGAAAAACGGCATGAAGGTCTTGGCGCAGGTGTCGGTAAATTTCCATGCTGTCTATGGGCTGAGCATTAACGTCAAAGATATTGACCCTTCATTTTCCCTGGGTGAAAGAGCAAGAGTCCGTCAAGAAACCATAGATCGATTGACCCAAGAAGGAATTTTGAGGTTAAATGCCAGGCATATCCTCCCTCCTGTGATTCAAAAAATAGCCGTCATCAGTAGTCCCACAGCGGCAGGTTATGGAGATTTCATCAACCAACTGAAAAGCAACTCTTACGGATATCATATTTACCATAAACTCTACCCTTCTACCATGCAGGGAAATGAGGCCGTAAATTCCATTTTGAAAAGTATGGATCAGCTGGAGTCGGATAGCGAAAAACTACAGTTGGAAGCTGTGGTGATCATCCGAGGTGGAGGTGCGCAACTGGACTTGGATTGTTTCGATGAATACAGGCTAGCTGCCAAAATCGCAAATTGCCCTATCCCTGTGCTCACTGGAATAGGTCATGAGCGGGATGAAACCGTTTCTGACCTGGTAGCCCATACCCGATTGAAAACGCCCACTGCAGTTGCGGAGTTTTTGCTTTCGGGTTTCAGAGAGTTTGAAGAAAACCTGGGAATTGCGCTGCAAAGACTGGACAGGACTACCCGACAACAGCTCTCGAATGAAACCGGCAAAATGCAGCAACTCGCCCATCAGGTGAAAGCTTTGTCCGAAAGCCGAATTAAACTGGAAAAAGAAAAAGTCAATTCTGTAGTCACTCGGATAAAAATAACAACTAAAGGGATTCTAGCTTCCCAGGCCAATCAACTTACCGGGGCAGAACGGAATATCCGAAGAGGTGCAGATTCATTTTTGCGCAGCAAAACAGAGGAGCTAAAATCCAAAGAGCTAATTTTAAAACAACTCAATCCGGCAAATATTTTGGCCAGAGGCTACACCAGAACCGAAGTCCGTGGTACTCCGGTAAATCTAGCCAACCCAAAGCTTGGGGACATGCTTAAAACCCACAGCTCCAATCAAACGATCAGTAGTACAATTACACAAATTGAGGAAAAATGA